In the Methermicoccus shengliensis DSM 18856 genome, GTATCCCTCTCTCAACCTCTCCCATGCAGTCGCCATAGTGCTCTACGAACTCTCTGAGCTCACGGGTGGCATGCACGACCTCTCCACAGTAGAGCACAGGGAGGGGTTGATAAATCATCTTGAAGAGTTGCTGCTCGAGGTTGGCTATCCAGCACACAAGCGCAAGAAGACGCTGCGCATGACAAGAAAGCTGCTGGGAAGGGCACAACCCACCATAAGAGAGGTGTTCACCCTGAGGGGTATAATAAGAAGGACGATGTGGGCACTGAAGAGAGGGCACGCATGAGAATAGCGATAGAGACATTTGGATGCACTGCAAACCACGCCGACTCACAGCTCATGAGGGAGCTGCTCGAGAGGGCTGGGCACAGCGTGGTGGATGGCGAGGCGGACCTCTACGTGGTGAACACGTGCACCGTCGTTAAAGCAACTGAGAGGAGGGTGATGCGCAGGCTAAGGGAGCTCGAGCGCCGTGGCGTGCCCTACATAGTGGCAGGATGTCTTCCAGCAGCACAGCCAGAGCTGCTCTCGGAACTCTCACCCCTTGCCGTGCTAACACCCTCTACCATCCAGAGCATCGCGGATGTGGTGGGTGTTGATTATTTAAAGCAACGGGGGCAAGAGCACCACTCCCCACCGTCCCCTCCTCAGAGCCCCCACATCATACCGATAGCAAGGGGATGTGTGGGGAGCTGCTCCTACTGTATCGTGAAGAGGGCGAGGGGGCACCTTAGAAGCGTGCCCGAAACAGAGGTTGTGGCAGAGGTAAAGCGTGCAGTGCACTGGGGAATAAAAGAGATACACCTCACCGCCCAAGATGTTGGTGCATATGGGCTGGACACAAAAAGCTCACTCGCACGGCTATTGAGGAAGGTGTGCTCTGTGGAGGGAGAGTTTTTCGTGCGGGTGGGCATGATGAACCCCAGCACGGTGATTTCGCAGGCGAGCGAGCTTTCAGAGGCGTTCCTTCATCCAAAGGTATTCAAGTTTGTGCACATCCCAGTGCAGTCTGGCTCAGACGAGGTGCTCTCTGCAATGGGAAGGGGCTACACCGTGGAGCAGTTCGAGCGCCTGTGCACGCTTTTTCGAGAGCGACTTGGAGAGTGCACCCTGTGCACCGACGTGATTGTGGGATATCCCACAGAAAGCGAGGAGGACTTTGAGAGAACGCTCGAGCTCATAAAAAGGCTCGAGCCAGACAAGCTTAACATCACGCGGTTTTCTGCACGTCCTCACACGCCAGCCTTTCGGCTTTCCCAGCTTCCCGACTGGATAAAGAAGGAGAGGTCGAGGAGGCTCACACGGCTGTACATGTCCATCACCGAAAAGAGGCAAAGGAGGCACGTGGGAAAAAGGATGAGGGTGCTGGTGTCTGAGAGGGTGAGGGAGGGAAGTGTGGTGGCGAGGGATGCCGCCTACCGCAACGTGGTGATAAGAGGGGAGTATCCGATTGGCGCAGTGCTCGATGTGAGGGTGGTGCGTGCCCACCCCATGTATCTCATTGCCGAGCCTCTCGATGAGGCAAAAGCTATATGCATCTCTGTCAGTTAATAGCACGGGACTCAAGGTGGTCATATGGCGAAGATATACTACGATGCAGATGCTGACCTGAAGTATCTCGAGGGAAAAAAGATTGCCGTCATAGGATATGGCAATCAGGGACATGCACAGGCTCAGAACCTGAGGGACTCTGGGATGGACGTGGTGGCTGCAGACATCAAGGGCAGCCGTGCATGGAAGCAGGCAGAAAAGGACGGAGTGCCCATCACCACCGTGCCAGAGGCATGCAAGCAGGGTGATGTCA is a window encoding:
- a CDS encoding tRNA (N(6)-L-threonylcarbamoyladenosine(37)-C(2))-methylthiotransferase — translated: MRIAIETFGCTANHADSQLMRELLERAGHSVVDGEADLYVVNTCTVVKATERRVMRRLRELERRGVPYIVAGCLPAAQPELLSELSPLAVLTPSTIQSIADVVGVDYLKQRGQEHHSPPSPPQSPHIIPIARGCVGSCSYCIVKRARGHLRSVPETEVVAEVKRAVHWGIKEIHLTAQDVGAYGLDTKSSLARLLRKVCSVEGEFFVRVGMMNPSTVISQASELSEAFLHPKVFKFVHIPVQSGSDEVLSAMGRGYTVEQFERLCTLFRERLGECTLCTDVIVGYPTESEEDFERTLELIKRLEPDKLNITRFSARPHTPAFRLSQLPDWIKKERSRRLTRLYMSITEKRQRRHVGKRMRVLVSERVREGSVVARDAAYRNVVIRGEYPIGAVLDVRVVRAHPMYLIAEPLDEAKAICISVS